The window GCCAACTACAGGTGAAATTTATATTAACGGCGATCGCCTTTCACGCGACCAAAGCAACCATACTTTAAAGCGACGCATAGGCTATCTACCTGATGATTTTCCTGTGTATGACGACTTAACAGTTTGGGACTACTTAGATTATTTTGCGCGGCTTTATCATTTGCGATCGCCACGGCGTACACAACGTCTGCGGGAAGTGTTAGAAATGGTGCAACTTACCACTAATCGCAATAGCATGATTGCGAACCTTTCGCGGGGGATGAAGCAGTGCGATTCGTTGGCTAGAAACTAGAACCTGCAAAGGTTTTAGAGGATTAGCCGACTGATATCAGTCTATCGTATTGACTGAAAATCAGGATAACTGAGTGACTTTGAGGGTGAGAATCCCTCCCGTGTAGATGCCATGTG of the Oculatellaceae cyanobacterium genome contains:
- a CDS encoding ABC transporter ATP-binding protein yields the protein MAKELAIRTCGLTKQFDRQVVVNDVDLEVETGEVYGLIGPNGAGKTTLIRMLAAAEEPTTGEIYINGDRLSRDQSNHTLKRRIGYLPDDFPVYDDLTVWDYLDYFARLYHLRSPRRTQRLREVLEMVQLTTNRNSMIANLSRGMKQCDSLARN